In the genome of Epinephelus lanceolatus isolate andai-2023 chromosome 18, ASM4190304v1, whole genome shotgun sequence, one region contains:
- the nol12 gene encoding nucleolar protein 12: protein MKNTKKHNNMSKKGKFKPGSKKRENKCIVMFDDKDRQEYLTGFHKRKVERRKAAVAEIRKKIKEEQIRVREERHKEYIKMLKEREDALEEAEDDLEDVITSTTESVQFDHPNHTVTVTTISDLDLTGGHLLGPAAHQVNGDGEDEEEGEEAEEKTKAMPRKAGDPIINKKIRALTASLNTVTSKQQRKWKQKGRGGRGRHTDKRQSASEGKNRAGRTSKWQRRRHTGKKVHHKE from the exons atgaaaaatacaaaaaagcacAACAACATGTCCAAAAAGGGTAAATTCAAGCCGGGGTCcaagaagagagaaaacaaatgcaTCGTCATGTTTGACgacaaagacagaca GGAATATTTAACTGGTTTCCATAAACGTAaggtggagaggaggaaagcAGCGGTGGCAGAAATACGGAAGAAAATCAAAGAAGAGCAGATCAGAGTCCGAGAGGAA AGGCATAAGGAATACATCAAGATGCTGAAGGAGAGGGAGGACGCTCTCG AGGAGGCTGAAGATGATCTGGAGGATGTGATAACCAGTACAACAGAGTCTGTGCAGTTCGATCACCCCAATCACACTGTCACCGTGACAACTATCAGTGATCTCGACCTCACAGGGGGTCACCTGCTCGGACCCGCAGCACATCAG GTGAATGGGGACGGTGAGGatgaagaagagggagaggaggcggaggagaaaacaaaagcaaTGCCAAGAAAAGCTGGGGATCCAATCATAAACAAAAA GATCCGCGCCCTAACTGCGTCGCTCAACACTGTCACCAGCAAGCAGCAGAGGAAATGGAAGCAGAAAGGCCGAGGCGGACGAGGTCGTCACACAGACAAGAGACAGAGTGCCTCAGAGGGTAAAAACAGAGCCGGGAGGACCAGCAAGTGGCAGAGACGTCGACATACCGGGAAAAAGGTGCATCATAAGGAGTGA